Proteins found in one Cellulomonas palmilytica genomic segment:
- a CDS encoding sensor histidine kinase has protein sequence MRGLSVRWRLTVAYTAITAVSAAALLALVYLLVLRSQRRSVHVESTLVAPSDAPLPAAPGLGAVTKEIRDQAVGSALDDLVRQSLVGLVVITVVSVGVGWLVAGRVLRPVHTITTRARDISTDRLDERIALDGPHDELRALADTFDDLLGRVQTTVTQERRLVATMSHELRTPLANQQAALDVALADPDADADELRAAARTALDQSRRAARTVDALLDLARAQAGGAAPDPVPVDLRAVTADAVAQVRGDDDELRWDVRLDEAVVPGHPELVARAVVNLVHNAARHNVVGGFVEVSVTASPGGALVVVANSGPDVPDEAAADLTLPFRRGARDRTVADDGVGLGLTLVQAVADQHGGALRLRPREGGGLVAELELPPA, from the coding sequence ATGCGGGGGCTCAGCGTGCGCTGGCGGCTCACCGTCGCCTACACCGCGATCACCGCCGTCTCGGCCGCCGCGCTGCTCGCGCTGGTGTACCTGCTGGTCCTGCGCTCGCAGCGGCGCTCGGTGCACGTGGAGTCGACGCTGGTCGCCCCGTCCGACGCGCCGCTGCCCGCGGCGCCCGGGCTGGGCGCGGTGACGAAGGAGATCCGTGACCAGGCCGTCGGCTCGGCCCTCGACGACCTGGTCCGGCAGTCGCTCGTCGGGCTCGTCGTCATCACGGTCGTGTCGGTCGGTGTGGGCTGGCTCGTCGCGGGCCGCGTGCTGCGACCGGTGCACACCATCACGACCCGCGCACGCGACATCTCCACGGACCGACTCGACGAGCGCATCGCGCTCGACGGCCCGCACGACGAGCTGCGCGCGCTCGCGGACACGTTCGACGACCTGCTCGGACGTGTCCAGACGACCGTCACGCAGGAGCGCCGCCTCGTCGCGACGATGTCGCACGAGCTGCGCACACCGCTCGCGAACCAGCAGGCCGCGCTCGACGTCGCGCTCGCGGACCCGGACGCCGACGCCGACGAGCTGCGCGCGGCGGCGCGCACCGCGCTGGACCAGAGCCGCCGCGCGGCGCGCACGGTCGACGCGCTGCTGGACCTCGCCCGCGCGCAGGCGGGAGGCGCGGCGCCCGACCCCGTGCCCGTCGACCTGCGCGCGGTGACCGCGGACGCCGTGGCTCAGGTCCGTGGCGACGACGACGAGCTGCGCTGGGACGTCCGGCTCGACGAGGCGGTGGTGCCCGGCCACCCCGAGCTGGTCGCGCGCGCGGTCGTGAACCTCGTGCACAACGCCGCGCGGCACAACGTCGTCGGCGGTTTCGTCGAGGTGTCCGTGACCGCCTCGCCCGGCGGCGCGCTCGTCGTCGTCGCCAACAGCGGGCCGGACGTGCCGGACGAGGCGGCGGCCGACCTCACGTTGCCGTTCCGCCGCGGAGCGCGCGACCGCACGGTCGCCGACGACGGCGTCGGGCTCGGTCTCACGCTCGTGCAGGCCGTGGCCGACCAGCACGGCGGCGCGCTGCGACTTCGACCCCGCGAGGGCGGCGGCCTGGTCGCGGAGCTCGAGCTGCCGCCGGCCTGA
- a CDS encoding response regulator transcription factor, with translation MRVLVVEDEEVMADALARGLRRAGYATDVAGDGAVALELASVNRYDVVLLDRDLPVVHGDDVCRTLVAQGVPARILMLTAAGGLGDKVDGFGLGADDYLAKPFAFAELLARVHALARRTAPAQPPVLRCADLVVDTARRTATRAGRPLDLTLKEHGVLVELLRAQGAVVSAEDLLERVWDEHADPFTPAVRVTMVGLRRKLGDPPLVETLRGAGYRVAT, from the coding sequence GTGCGGGTGCTCGTCGTGGAGGACGAGGAGGTCATGGCCGACGCGCTCGCGCGCGGCCTGCGCCGGGCCGGGTACGCGACGGACGTCGCGGGCGACGGCGCGGTGGCGCTCGAGCTCGCGTCCGTGAACCGCTACGACGTCGTGCTGCTCGACCGCGACCTGCCCGTCGTGCACGGCGACGACGTGTGCCGCACCCTCGTCGCGCAGGGCGTGCCCGCCCGCATCCTCATGCTCACCGCGGCGGGCGGGCTCGGCGACAAGGTCGACGGGTTCGGGCTCGGCGCCGACGACTACCTCGCCAAGCCGTTCGCGTTCGCCGAGCTGCTGGCGCGCGTGCATGCGCTCGCCCGGCGCACGGCTCCGGCGCAGCCGCCCGTGCTGCGGTGCGCGGACCTCGTCGTCGACACCGCGCGCCGCACCGCGACCCGGGCGGGTCGGCCGCTCGACCTCACGCTCAAGGAGCACGGCGTGCTCGTCGAGCTGCTGCGCGCGCAGGGCGCGGTCGTGTCCGCCGAGGACCTGCTGGAGCGGGTCTGGGACGAGCACGCGGACCCGTTCACCCCCGCGGTCCGGGTGACGATGGTCGGGCTGCGCCGCAAGCTCGGTGACCCGCCGCTCGTCGAGACGCTGCGCGGCGCCGGGTACCGGGTGGCGACGTGA
- a CDS encoding peptidoglycan-binding protein — MSGPASPRLLALVVVGAVASAAVGSAATFAGATPAADTPTPGSTAAYRTAPVVRGDLVTTTTVSGTVGFGATTDLVGRVAGTVTALPATGTVVAEGEPLYEVDARPVVRLDGAVPAWRTLGPGVSDGVDVHQLEQSLADLGFASGVTVDDDWTAATTRAVYRWQKALGVPVTGTVALGSVVFTPDDVRVVAQRAALGSEVGPGTPVLTTGGTDRVVAVSLRTGQAGLVPVGATVHLTLADGTLADGTVATAEVVAGEDAPSLAVTITAGTDDGDDDPLAGQLEGAPVQVELAQTVATDVLSVPVTALVALADGGYAVQQVASDGTAPSVPVTPGAFAGTDVELRGDDVAEGDEVVVTP, encoded by the coding sequence GTGAGCGGCCCGGCCTCGCCTCGGCTGCTCGCGCTCGTCGTCGTGGGCGCCGTCGCGAGCGCTGCCGTGGGCTCCGCCGCGACCTTCGCGGGCGCCACGCCCGCGGCGGACACGCCGACGCCCGGGTCGACAGCCGCGTACCGGACCGCTCCGGTGGTGCGTGGCGACCTGGTCACGACGACGACCGTGAGCGGGACGGTCGGCTTCGGCGCGACCACGGACCTCGTCGGTCGTGTTGCCGGCACGGTCACCGCCCTGCCCGCCACGGGCACGGTCGTCGCGGAGGGCGAGCCGCTGTACGAGGTCGACGCGCGGCCCGTCGTCCGGCTCGACGGTGCCGTGCCCGCCTGGCGGACGCTCGGACCGGGTGTCAGCGACGGCGTCGACGTGCACCAGCTCGAGCAGTCGCTCGCCGACCTGGGGTTCGCCTCGGGCGTCACGGTCGACGACGACTGGACCGCCGCGACGACGAGGGCCGTCTACCGCTGGCAGAAGGCGCTCGGCGTCCCGGTCACGGGCACCGTCGCGCTCGGGTCGGTCGTGTTCACGCCGGACGACGTGCGGGTGGTCGCGCAACGCGCGGCGCTCGGGTCCGAGGTCGGGCCGGGGACGCCGGTGCTGACCACGGGCGGGACGGACCGCGTCGTGGCCGTGTCGCTGCGCACGGGCCAGGCGGGCCTCGTGCCCGTCGGCGCGACCGTGCACCTCACGCTCGCCGACGGGACGCTCGCGGACGGGACCGTCGCGACCGCCGAGGTGGTCGCCGGCGAGGACGCGCCCTCGCTCGCGGTGACGATCACGGCCGGGACCGACGACGGCGACGACGACCCGCTCGCCGGCCAGCTCGAGGGCGCGCCCGTCCAGGTCGAGCTCGCGCAGACCGTCGCCACCGACGTCCTGTCCGTGCCCGTGACCGCGCTCGTCGCGCTCGCCGACGGCGGCTACGCGGTGCAGCAGGTCGCGTCCGACGGGACCGCGCCGTCCGTGCCGGTGACGCCCGGGGCGTTCGCGGGGACCGACGTCGAGCTGCGTGGCGACGACGTCGCCGAGGGCGACGAGGTGGTGGTGACGCCGTGA
- a CDS encoding ABC transporter ATP-binding protein, with translation MSVLELVGVRRAYRTGRSQVSALHDVDLTVRDGEYVAVVGPSGSGKSTLLHVMGALDRPTAGTVLLAGQDVTRLPDTALSRVRAVHLGFVFQQFFLLDGRTAEENVADGLLYQGVRRRERLRRAREALDRVGLGARATHTPAQLSGGECQRVAIARALVHRPRLLLADEPTGNLDQASGAAVLDLFASLHAGGATIVVVTHDARVADRLPRVVAVRDGRVEHDSGALR, from the coding sequence GTGAGCGTCCTCGAGCTCGTCGGGGTGCGCAGGGCGTACCGCACCGGCCGGTCGCAGGTCAGCGCGCTGCACGACGTCGACCTCACGGTCCGCGACGGCGAGTACGTGGCCGTCGTCGGGCCGTCGGGCTCCGGCAAGTCGACGCTCCTGCACGTGATGGGTGCGCTCGACCGGCCGACCGCCGGGACCGTGCTGCTCGCGGGCCAGGACGTGACCCGCCTGCCGGACACCGCGCTGTCCCGCGTGCGGGCCGTGCACCTCGGGTTCGTGTTCCAGCAGTTCTTCCTGCTCGACGGGCGGACCGCCGAGGAGAACGTCGCCGACGGCCTGCTCTACCAGGGGGTCCGACGACGAGAGCGGTTGCGCCGGGCGCGCGAGGCACTCGACCGCGTCGGGCTCGGGGCCCGAGCCACGCACACGCCCGCGCAGCTGTCCGGCGGCGAGTGCCAGCGCGTCGCGATCGCCCGCGCGCTCGTCCACCGGCCACGGCTCCTGCTCGCCGACGAGCCGACGGGCAACCTCGACCAGGCTTCCGGAGCGGCCGTGCTCGACCTGTTCGCGTCGCTGCACGCCGGCGGCGCGACGATCGTCGTCGTCACGCACGACGCACGCGTCGCCGACCGCCTGCCGCGCGTGGTCGCCGTGCGTGACGGGCGTGTCGAGCACGACTCGGGGGCGCTCCGGTGA
- a CDS encoding ABC transporter permease: MTAVRTATPPVADEQQVRVTRIAVADRLRLGARGLTVRPGRTALSALGIALGIAALVGVLGLSASSRADLRAQLDALGTNLLTVAPGQGFGGQDATLPDTSVAMIARVPTVSAAAAVRTVPDVTVRKSDRVPAERTSGVVVLAADVELPSTLAATLREGRWLDAATARYPAVVLGATAARRLAVSGLDSGVDVWLGGQWFTVVGVLDPVLLAPDLDSAAFVGLPVATAVLTADDPPPSRVYVRADPSAVVATRDLLARTANPAAPDEVRVSRPSDALEAQVAADESFTTLALGLGAVALLVGGVGIANVMVVSVLERRREIGVRRALGATRRAIAEQFLVESVLLAALGGVVGALLGIAVTWTFAGLQGWAVVVPWLPVAAGLACSLLIGTLVGLYPALRAARVPPTDALRTT, translated from the coding sequence GTGACCGCGGTCCGCACGGCCACGCCGCCCGTGGCCGACGAGCAGCAGGTCCGCGTCACGCGCATCGCGGTGGCTGACCGGCTGCGGCTCGGTGCGCGGGGCCTCACGGTCCGGCCCGGGCGCACCGCGCTGTCCGCGCTCGGGATCGCGCTCGGCATCGCGGCGCTCGTCGGGGTGCTGGGACTGTCCGCGTCGTCCCGCGCCGACCTGCGGGCGCAGCTCGACGCGCTCGGCACGAACCTGCTCACCGTCGCGCCCGGGCAGGGCTTCGGCGGGCAGGACGCGACGCTGCCCGACACCTCGGTCGCGATGATCGCCAGGGTGCCGACCGTCTCGGCCGCCGCGGCCGTCCGCACCGTCCCCGACGTGACGGTGCGCAAGTCCGACCGCGTGCCCGCGGAGCGCACGAGCGGCGTCGTCGTGCTGGCCGCCGACGTGGAACTGCCCTCGACGCTCGCCGCCACGCTGCGCGAGGGCCGGTGGCTCGACGCCGCGACGGCCCGGTACCCGGCGGTCGTCCTGGGCGCGACGGCCGCACGGCGGCTCGCGGTGTCCGGGCTCGACTCGGGGGTGGACGTCTGGCTCGGCGGGCAGTGGTTCACCGTCGTCGGCGTCCTGGACCCGGTGCTCCTCGCGCCCGACCTGGACTCCGCGGCGTTCGTCGGGCTGCCCGTCGCGACCGCCGTCCTGACCGCCGACGACCCACCGCCGAGCCGCGTCTACGTACGCGCCGACCCGTCCGCCGTCGTCGCCACGCGCGACCTGCTGGCCCGCACGGCGAACCCCGCGGCACCCGACGAGGTGCGCGTGTCCCGCCCGTCCGACGCGCTCGAGGCGCAGGTCGCCGCCGACGAGTCGTTCACGACCCTCGCGCTCGGGCTCGGGGCGGTCGCGCTGCTCGTCGGCGGCGTGGGCATCGCCAACGTCATGGTGGTGTCGGTGCTGGAGCGCCGCCGTGAGATCGGCGTCCGGCGTGCGCTCGGCGCGACCCGGCGCGCGATCGCGGAGCAGTTCCTGGTCGAGTCGGTGCTGCTGGCGGCGCTCGGCGGCGTGGTCGGTGCGCTGCTCGGCATCGCGGTCACGTGGACGTTCGCCGGCCTCCAGGGCTGGGCGGTCGTCGTCCCGTGGCTCCCGGTCGCGGCCGGCCTGGCCTGCTCGCTCCTCATCGGCACCCTCGTCGGCCTCTACCCGGCCCTCCGCGCGGCCCGCGTCCCCCCGACGGACGCCCTCCGCACCACCTGA
- the idi gene encoding isopentenyl-diphosphate Delta-isomerase, producing MNSPGTGTRDELVVLLDDDGRPTGTALKREVHHADTPLHLAFSSYVVDPVGRLLVTRRAWDKATFPGVLTNSCCGHPGPGESHEDAIRRRLRDELGITGTGRVVPLLPDFRYRAESGGVVENEICPVFAVAVPADVVVTPDPSEVAEVRWMTYPEFHDLALTHPEASPWARLQVQQLGRDVDWAGLLGL from the coding sequence GTGAACTCACCTGGGACCGGGACCCGCGACGAGCTCGTCGTGCTGCTGGACGACGACGGGCGCCCGACGGGGACCGCCCTCAAGCGCGAGGTGCACCACGCGGACACGCCCCTGCACCTGGCGTTCTCGTCGTACGTCGTGGACCCGGTCGGGCGGTTGCTCGTGACGCGGCGCGCGTGGGACAAGGCGACGTTCCCGGGCGTGCTGACCAACTCGTGCTGCGGGCACCCCGGGCCCGGCGAGTCCCACGAGGACGCGATCCGGCGTCGCCTGCGCGACGAGCTGGGGATCACCGGCACGGGCCGGGTCGTGCCGCTGCTGCCGGACTTCCGGTACCGCGCGGAGAGCGGCGGGGTCGTGGAGAACGAGATCTGCCCCGTGTTCGCGGTGGCCGTGCCCGCGGACGTCGTCGTGACGCCCGACCCGAGCGAGGTCGCCGAGGTGCGGTGGATGACGTACCCGGAGTTCCACGACCTGGCGCTCACGCACCCGGAGGCCAGCCCGTGGGCACGCCTTCAGGTGCAGCAGCTCGGGCGGGACGTCGACTGGGCAGGGCTGCTCGGGCTCTGA
- a CDS encoding maleylpyruvate isomerase family mycothiol-dependent enzyme codes for MTVEQSRRSDDELWTLVRDERAAFAEDLERLTPERWRHATLCGQWDVEEVVAHLVAAASTGRWAWLRSMLGARFRPDVHNRRRLEEHRGSTPAETLERFRAVVASRTAPSRDTAAYLGEVVVHAQDVRRPLGITRTPDVAALTPVAEFYAARDFAVESRTVSAGLRLAADDGPFAAGEGPLVTGPTLALVMVMAGRSAYLDDLSGPGVATLRDRLATV; via the coding sequence ATGACCGTCGAGCAGTCGCGCCGCAGCGACGACGAGCTGTGGACGCTGGTGCGCGACGAGCGTGCGGCGTTCGCGGAGGACCTCGAACGTCTGACGCCCGAGCGGTGGCGGCACGCGACGCTGTGCGGGCAGTGGGACGTCGAGGAGGTCGTCGCGCACCTGGTCGCGGCGGCGAGCACGGGACGCTGGGCGTGGCTGCGGAGCATGCTGGGGGCGCGGTTCCGGCCGGACGTGCACAACCGCCGGCGCCTCGAGGAGCACCGCGGCTCCACGCCTGCCGAGACGCTCGAGCGGTTCCGCGCCGTCGTGGCCTCCCGGACGGCACCCTCGCGTGACACCGCCGCCTACCTGGGCGAGGTCGTCGTGCACGCGCAGGACGTGCGCCGGCCGCTCGGCATCACGCGCACCCCGGACGTCGCGGCGCTCACGCCGGTCGCGGAGTTCTACGCGGCGCGCGACTTCGCGGTCGAGAGCCGGACGGTCAGCGCCGGGCTGCGCCTCGCGGCCGACGACGGGCCGTTCGCCGCGGGCGAGGGGCCGCTGGTCACCGGGCCGACGCTCGCGCTGGTCATGGTCATGGCCGGGCGGTCGGCGTACCTCGACGACCTGTCGGGTCCGGGCGTCGCCACGCTGCGCGACCGGCTCGCGACCGTCTGA
- a CDS encoding mycothiol transferase — MQARDVLADGFGRIDALVRRAVEGADDALLTRRLDPDANTLAWLAWHIAREQDGQVAPLAGTEQVWTSRGWSQRFALPFDDAAIGYGHTSDEVALVVAPADLLLGYLADATAASLAYVERLADDDLDVVVDESWDPPVTLGVRLVSILGDAFEHAGQAAYLRGVLDRTAR; from the coding sequence ATGCAGGCGAGGGACGTGCTGGCGGACGGGTTCGGGCGGATCGACGCCCTGGTGCGACGCGCGGTCGAGGGCGCCGACGACGCGCTGCTGACCCGCCGGCTCGACCCGGACGCGAACACCCTCGCGTGGCTCGCGTGGCACATCGCGCGCGAGCAGGACGGGCAGGTCGCGCCGCTCGCGGGCACCGAGCAGGTGTGGACGTCGCGCGGGTGGTCGCAGCGGTTCGCGCTGCCGTTCGACGACGCCGCGATCGGGTACGGGCACACGTCCGACGAGGTCGCGCTCGTCGTCGCACCGGCGGACCTGCTGCTCGGCTACCTCGCCGACGCGACGGCCGCGTCGCTCGCGTACGTCGAGCGCCTGGCCGACGACGACCTGGACGTGGTGGTCGACGAGAGCTGGGACCCACCCGTGACGCTCGGCGTGCGGCTCGTCAGCATCCTGGGCGACGCGTTCGAGCACGCCGGGCAGGCGGCGTACCTGCGCGGCGTGCTGGACCGCACCGCGCGCTGA
- a CDS encoding endo alpha-1,4 polygalactosaminidase — MRATTRRWVRGGRTARSCVALVVATTLVTLAACTATPDPPPTAAATAAPSTAAATVAATAAASAIPSAIPSAVPSAAARIALPAPGSSFEYQIGGAEEPLATTRVVIRDATERPSGRYDVCYVNGFQTQPDETERLLRDAPELVLHDDGEPVRDEGWPDEALYDLRTAALRTRVAERVAAVMDRCAAAGFDAVEIDNLDSYTRSRGLITASHALAHAELLVDHAHARGLAFAQKNSAELTTKVRALGADLAVTEECQEWDECAVFTAAYPVVLDVEYDRPAFETVCARQARSSSRDPALSVVLRDRDVSPRSARGAVHETC, encoded by the coding sequence ATGAGGGCGACCACGCGACGGTGGGTGCGGGGCGGCCGCACCGCACGGTCGTGCGTCGCGCTCGTCGTCGCGACGACGCTCGTCACGCTTGCCGCGTGCACGGCGACCCCTGACCCGCCGCCCACCGCCGCAGCCACCGCCGCTCCCTCCACTGCCGCAGCCACCGTCGCAGCCACCGCCGCCGCCTCCGCCATCCCCTCCGCCATCCCCTCCGCCGTCCCCTCCGCCGCCGCGCGCATCGCGCTGCCCGCACCCGGGTCGTCGTTCGAGTACCAGATCGGCGGCGCCGAGGAGCCGCTCGCGACGACGCGCGTCGTGATCCGCGACGCCACCGAGCGCCCCAGCGGCCGGTACGACGTCTGCTACGTCAACGGCTTCCAGACCCAGCCCGACGAGACCGAGCGGCTGCTCCGCGACGCCCCCGAGCTCGTCCTGCACGACGACGGCGAGCCGGTCCGCGACGAGGGCTGGCCCGACGAGGCGCTCTACGACCTGCGCACCGCCGCGCTGCGCACCCGGGTCGCCGAGCGGGTCGCTGCCGTGATGGACCGGTGCGCGGCCGCCGGGTTCGACGCCGTCGAGATCGACAACCTCGACTCGTACACCCGCTCGCGCGGCCTGATCACCGCGTCGCACGCGCTCGCCCACGCCGAGCTGCTCGTCGACCACGCGCACGCGCGCGGGCTCGCGTTCGCGCAGAAGAACTCCGCGGAGCTCACGACGAAGGTGCGCGCGCTGGGCGCCGACCTCGCCGTCACCGAGGAGTGCCAGGAGTGGGACGAGTGCGCGGTGTTCACCGCCGCGTATCCCGTGGTCCTCGACGTCGAGTACGACCGTCCCGCGTTCGAGACGGTGTGCGCCCGGCAGGCGCGCTCGTCGTCGCGCGACCCGGCACTGTCCGTCGTCCTGCGCGACCGTGACGTCAGCCCCCGGTCCGCCCGGGGCGCGGTCCACGAGACCTGCTGA
- a CDS encoding TraR/DksA family transcriptional regulator, whose protein sequence is MGTDDDELRARLLALRAEALERASGLGAAKSDLVEASWGANIDDEHDPEGQTIAFERAQVDALASDVRQRLADVDAALDRLAAGTYGVCAVGGEPIDRERLLARPTATTCVAHAPR, encoded by the coding sequence ATGGGGACGGACGACGACGAGCTGCGCGCGCGGCTGCTCGCGCTGCGCGCCGAGGCGTTGGAGCGTGCCTCCGGGCTCGGCGCCGCGAAGTCCGACCTCGTCGAGGCGTCGTGGGGCGCGAACATCGACGACGAGCACGACCCCGAGGGCCAGACCATCGCGTTCGAGCGCGCCCAGGTCGACGCGCTCGCGTCCGACGTGCGACAGCGGCTCGCGGACGTCGACGCCGCGCTCGACCGGCTCGCCGCCGGGACGTACGGCGTGTGCGCGGTCGGGGGAGAGCCCATCGACCGTGAGCGGCTCCTCGCCCGCCCGACGGCGACGACGTGCGTCGCACACGCACCGCGATGA
- the cspE gene encoding transcription antiterminator/RNA stability regulator CspE — protein MATGTVKWFNAEKGYGFIAPDDGGPDVFAHYSAIQSRGFRTLEENQKVEFEVTEGQKGPQAANIQPL, from the coding sequence ATGGCAACTGGCACCGTGAAGTGGTTCAACGCCGAGAAGGGCTACGGCTTCATCGCCCCCGACGACGGTGGTCCCGACGTCTTCGCCCACTACTCGGCGATCCAGTCGCGCGGTTTCCGCACGCTGGAGGAGAACCAGAAGGTCGAGTTCGAGGTCACCGAGGGTCAGAAGGGCCCGCAGGCCGCGAACATCCAGCCGCTCTGA
- a CDS encoding DUF2510 domain-containing protein, whose amino-acid sequence MTTTKDSMTTPSPGWYPDPQRPEWVRWFDGVSWTTQVRQARRPVAAGPTKPPWSGGKIALVSVGSAVAAGVVIAGFGVLAGPRLVDRWDDLLFAETLEGQSCEQVVVDEVRLVREQGSLGDIELVAIDQVRTVENHLETAVRPSDGASTHLLTCEGIARWADGYTEPIRLVLTIDSDNQTWIDDAWDESSTGSA is encoded by the coding sequence GTGACCACGACGAAGGACAGCATGACGACGCCCAGCCCGGGCTGGTACCCGGACCCTCAGCGCCCCGAGTGGGTGCGCTGGTTCGACGGCGTCTCGTGGACGACGCAGGTGCGCCAGGCACGGCGCCCGGTCGCAGCCGGTCCGACGAAGCCGCCGTGGTCGGGCGGGAAGATCGCGCTCGTCTCGGTCGGGAGCGCCGTCGCCGCGGGCGTCGTGATCGCCGGGTTCGGGGTGCTCGCGGGTCCGCGGCTCGTCGACCGCTGGGACGACCTGCTCTTCGCCGAGACGCTGGAGGGCCAGTCGTGCGAGCAGGTCGTCGTCGACGAGGTCCGTCTCGTCCGCGAGCAGGGCTCGCTCGGTGACATCGAGCTCGTGGCGATCGACCAGGTGCGTACCGTGGAGAACCACCTCGAGACGGCGGTCCGCCCCTCGGACGGTGCGAGCACGCACCTGCTGACCTGTGAGGGCATCGCCCGGTGGGCCGACGGGTACACGGAACCGATCCGCCTGGTCCTGACCATCGACAGCGACAACCAGACCTGGATAGACGACGCATGGGACGAGAGCTCGACGGGCAGCGCGTGA
- a CDS encoding type II toxin-antitoxin system VapB family antitoxin, whose amino-acid sequence MIFKAVGEGRPYPDHGLETAKQWAEVPPRQVRLDELVTTKRTLDLDALLAEDSTFYGDLFAHVVQYKGILYLEDGLHRAVRAALQQRPVLHARVLVIE is encoded by the coding sequence GTGATCTTCAAGGCGGTGGGCGAGGGCAGGCCCTACCCGGACCACGGGCTCGAGACGGCGAAGCAGTGGGCCGAGGTCCCGCCGCGCCAGGTGCGTCTCGACGAGCTCGTCACGACGAAGCGGACGCTGGACCTCGACGCGCTGCTCGCGGAGGACTCCACGTTCTACGGCGACCTGTTCGCGCACGTCGTGCAGTACAAGGGGATCCTGTACCTCGAGGACGGGCTGCACCGTGCCGTGCGCGCGGCCCTGCAGCAGCGTCCTGTTCTCCACGCGCGGGTGCTGGTGATCGAGTGA